The following proteins are co-located in the Helicobacter jaachi genome:
- a CDS encoding Do family serine endopeptidase: MQSNTLKTICVFHIFFLGFLLLNSAFAIDFKEAPKAQKRINPQEGNDSIYSYNSSIEDAKKAVVNISAQKTINNQLSHPMFSDPFFQQFFGDIYGQVPRERFERSLGSGVIISNDGYIITNYHVIEDASKVLVSLADNPKEYAAKIIGTDARSDLAVIKIEQTNLSPIAFAQSANVLVGDVAFAIGNPFGVGETVTQGIVSALNKTGIGINDYENFIQTDASINPGNSGGALVDSRGALIGINTAILSRTGGNHGVGFAIPSDMVKKIAKELIEKGSIKRGFLGVGIQDVSSDLKDSYNDNTGAVVISLEPQSPAAKAGLMVWDLITHINGKKVSSAAELKNLIGMLSPNEKVVVKFIRDKQERVTQITLTEQPNTQQGKQNPAAQDNQSNSSLNLQGLEVAELNNSTRQRYRIPNGVDGVVVTRVSPNSKAQEAGFEIGDVIAQVESMPIRKPADLSTAFTRFKDKNKRILVYSANGTKTILIK; the protein is encoded by the coding sequence ATGCAATCTAACACATTAAAAACCATTTGCGTATTTCACATATTTTTTTTAGGATTTTTGCTTTTAAATAGCGCATTTGCCATTGATTTCAAAGAAGCCCCAAAGGCGCAAAAGCGCATTAATCCGCAAGAGGGCAACGATAGCATTTATTCTTACAACTCTTCCATTGAGGACGCCAAAAAAGCAGTGGTGAATATCTCTGCGCAAAAAACTATTAATAATCAACTCTCTCACCCTATGTTTAGCGACCCATTTTTCCAACAATTTTTTGGCGATATTTATGGGCAGGTGCCTAGAGAACGCTTTGAACGCTCACTTGGAAGTGGTGTAATTATCTCAAACGATGGCTATATTATTACTAACTATCATGTGATTGAAGATGCGAGCAAAGTGCTTGTATCGCTAGCTGATAATCCCAAAGAATACGCCGCAAAAATCATTGGCACAGATGCAAGAAGTGATTTAGCTGTTATTAAAATTGAGCAAACAAATCTTTCACCTATTGCTTTTGCCCAAAGTGCTAATGTGCTTGTGGGCGATGTGGCTTTTGCGATAGGCAATCCCTTTGGCGTGGGCGAAACTGTTACGCAAGGTATTGTCTCCGCACTTAATAAAACAGGCATAGGCATTAATGATTATGAAAACTTTATACAAACTGATGCTTCTATAAATCCGGGCAACTCTGGCGGTGCGCTGGTAGATTCACGCGGTGCGCTTATTGGCATTAATACAGCCATTTTGTCGCGCACAGGTGGAAATCACGGCGTGGGGTTTGCCATTCCTTCAGATATGGTAAAAAAGATTGCCAAAGAGCTTATCGAAAAAGGCAGCATTAAGCGTGGATTTTTAGGCGTGGGTATCCAAGATGTAAGCAGTGATTTAAAAGATAGTTATAATGATAATACCGGCGCGGTGGTCATTAGCCTTGAGCCTCAATCCCCTGCGGCAAAAGCTGGGCTTATGGTATGGGACTTAATCACGCACATCAATGGCAAAAAAGTCTCAAGTGCGGCTGAACTTAAAAACCTCATCGGTATGCTTTCTCCCAATGAAAAAGTGGTGGTAAAATTTATCCGCGACAAGCAAGAGCGCGTAACGCAAATCACACTCACAGAGCAGCCAAACACGCAGCAAGGCAAGCAAAACCCTGCAGCCCAAGACAATCAAAGCAACTCCTCACTTAATCTACAAGGCTTAGAAGTAGCCGAGCTTAATAACAGCACGCGCCAACGCTATAGAATCCCAAATGGCGTTGATGGCGTGGTGGTTACACGCGTTAGCCCTAACTCAAAAGCACAAGAGGCAGGATTTGAAATAGGCGATGTTATCGCGCAAGTTGAGAGTATGCCCATTAGAAAGCCTGCGGATTTAAGCACTGCTTTCACGCGCTTTAAAGATAAAAATAAAAGAATCCTTGTCTATAGCGCTAATGGCACAAAAACCATTCTCATCAAATAA
- a CDS encoding CheR family methyltransferase translates to MLDNRQLTLIKERLYKYCGVFLSDSKLTMIKNRIYRLMRETQIHDIDTLLSQIESNTKIRQQFINSFTTNKTDFFREDFHFQDMIDRSLPLLFKLNKPIKIYCCASSTGQEPYSIAMSVLYAKKLYSASTPVSIIATDIDTDVLQEAMEGVYTIDFNVEKFPNWCDVNEYFDAVDEGKTQAVRILKVKDKLRSMITFKQVNLFDKRYPFMRDEFDILFCRNVLIYFKQQDQQDILARLIDTLRIDGTFYLGHSESLYHFVDKFEKLGNKTFVKIKA, encoded by the coding sequence ATGCTTGATAATAGGCAGCTCACGCTTATAAAAGAGCGGCTTTATAAATATTGTGGTGTGTTTTTGAGCGATTCAAAGCTTACAATGATAAAAAATAGAATCTACCGCCTTATGCGGGAGACGCAAATCCACGATATTGATACGCTACTTTCTCAAATTGAAAGCAATACTAAAATTAGACAGCAATTTATTAATAGCTTTACCACTAATAAAACAGATTTTTTTCGCGAGGATTTTCACTTTCAAGATATGATTGACCGCTCTTTGCCACTACTTTTTAAACTCAATAAACCCATTAAAATCTATTGTTGTGCCTCCTCCACAGGGCAAGAGCCATATTCTATTGCTATGAGCGTGCTGTATGCTAAGAAATTATATTCAGCTTCTACACCTGTGAGTATTATTGCTACAGATATTGATACAGATGTACTGCAAGAGGCTATGGAGGGCGTTTATACTATTGACTTTAATGTAGAAAAATTCCCAAATTGGTGTGATGTGAATGAGTATTTTGACGCAGTAGATGAGGGCAAGACGCAAGCTGTGCGGATTTTAAAAGTAAAAGATAAACTAAGGTCAATGATTACTTTTAAGCAAGTTAATCTCTTTGATAAGCGCTATCCTTTTATGCGAGATGAGTTTGATATATTATTTTGCCGCAATGTGCTTATTTATTTTAAGCAGCAAGACCAGCAAGATATTCTAGCGCGCCTTATTGACACGCTTCGCATTGATGGGACATTTTATCTAGGGCATTCAGAAAGTCTCTATCATTTTGTGGATAAATTTGAAAAGCTTGGCAATAAAACTTTTGTGAAAATAAAGGCGTGA
- a CDS encoding CheB methylesterase domain-containing protein, translating to MLMETTKYHPDTILKSNPCKIIRGKLVVIGASTGGVDALSYIFSRLPAKLPPIAVVQHIPPTFGSSFVKRLDTLSELSICEVTSKVPLKDNHVYVAGGNKHMVIDFAMGSYYARSLDEEKRISRHKPSVDILFRSANNAAGRSALGIILTGMGDDGCIGLKELHDNGAHTLAENEEDCVVFGMPKKAIEMGAVSEILSLDMIIHRIIDYAQKPLKALLKDDEEPAILPQK from the coding sequence CTGCTTATGGAAACGACTAAATATCACCCAGACACTATTTTAAAAAGTAATCCTTGCAAAATCATACGCGGCAAGCTTGTGGTGATTGGCGCTTCTACAGGCGGAGTTGATGCGCTCTCTTATATTTTTTCTCGCCTGCCGGCAAAGCTCCCTCCCATAGCGGTGGTGCAGCATATCCCTCCCACTTTTGGTTCTTCATTTGTTAAAAGACTAGATACACTCTCTGAGCTTAGTATCTGTGAGGTTACAAGCAAAGTGCCGCTTAAGGATAATCATGTGTATGTAGCAGGTGGGAATAAGCATATGGTGATTGATTTTGCTATGGGGTCATACTATGCGCGCTCGCTTGATGAGGAAAAGCGTATATCGCGGCATAAGCCTAGCGTGGATATTTTATTCCGCAGTGCTAATAACGCCGCAGGGCGCTCTGCACTAGGCATCATACTCACAGGAATGGGCGATGATGGCTGTATAGGCTTAAAGGAGCTGCACGATAATGGCGCGCATACACTCGCAGAAAATGAGGAAGATTGCGTGGTGTTCGGTATGCCCAAAAAGGCTATTGAAATGGGAGCTGTGAGTGAGATTCTAAGCCTTGATATGATTATTCACCGCATTATTGATTACGCGCAAAAGCCGCTTAAAGCGCTACTTAAAGATGATGAAGAGCCTGCTATCTTGCCACAGAAATAG
- a CDS encoding GNAT family N-acetyltransferase — translation MKKSQIRQRLVMKMLDTSHIEQFNELLRYAFQVTDSDLLFTGWSDDSIKRSKYPILQHAKVLGWFDKGQDSKKVTDSPNSQNLDSKKLTESPNDKLVSQIALYPMKMNIYNQIYAMGGITGVATYPEYSGIGLMADLMKEILKIMRDSRQSIACLYPYSIPYYRSRGFEIVSDKMTFSIKDNQFPKPPAVNGMMQRVCENHPDLIALHNEFASKTHGCLVRDSLAWNEYWRWDVEDTIVAIYYDESDKPTGYIVYLLENDIFKIKEMIYLNEEARHGLWGYIEAHKSMFERIEGANYSNHSLAFLLEDGHIKESISPYIMARIVDVTQFLERYPFDSVESSFTLCLVVSDPLLEWNNMAFVLHFSAQGFKVEMVERGFIESLEFMESKKADSIKSAEIIKLDIQTLSAMLLGYKRPLYLRSIGRLEASDNAINKLEEILPEGKAYFSDYF, via the coding sequence ATGAAAAAGTCTCAAATTAGGCAAAGATTAGTTATGAAAATGCTTGATACTAGCCATATTGAGCAGTTTAATGAATTGCTTAGATATGCCTTTCAGGTCACTGATAGCGATTTGCTTTTCACAGGCTGGAGTGATGATTCTATTAAACGTTCAAAGTATCCCATTTTGCAGCACGCAAAAGTGCTAGGCTGGTTTGATAAGGGGCAAGATTCTAAAAAAGTTACAGATTCTCCAAACTCACAGAATCTAGATTCCAAAAAACTCACAGAATCTCCAAACGACAAGCTCGTCTCCCAAATCGCGCTATATCCTATGAAAATGAATATCTACAATCAAATCTATGCGATGGGCGGCATCACGGGCGTGGCGACTTACCCGGAGTATTCGGGCATTGGGCTTATGGCGGATTTGATGAAAGAGATACTAAAGATTATGCGTGATAGCAGGCAGAGTATCGCGTGTCTGTATCCGTATTCGATACCATATTATCGTTCGCGCGGCTTTGAGATTGTGAGCGACAAAATGACTTTTAGCATTAAGGATAATCAGTTCCCAAAGCCGCCTGCGGTAAATGGCATGATGCAGCGTGTGTGCGAAAATCACCCCGATTTGATTGCGCTGCATAATGAGTTTGCAAGTAAGACGCATGGCTGCCTTGTGCGCGATAGTCTGGCGTGGAATGAATACTGGCGATGGGATGTCGAGGATACGATTGTGGCGATTTATTATGATGAGAGTGATAAGCCCACGGGCTATATCGTCTATTTGCTGGAGAATGATATTTTTAAGATTAAGGAGATGATTTACTTGAATGAGGAGGCGCGGCATGGGCTTTGGGGCTATATCGAGGCGCATAAGAGTATGTTTGAGCGAATTGAAGGCGCGAATTATAGCAATCATAGCCTTGCGTTTCTGCTTGAAGATGGGCATATTAAGGAGAGCATTAGCCCGTATATTATGGCGCGCATTGTCGATGTGACGCAGTTTTTGGAGCGCTATCCTTTTGATAGTGTGGAGAGCAGTTTCACGCTCTGCCTTGTGGTAAGCGACCCGCTTTTAGAGTGGAATAATATGGCTTTTGTGCTGCATTTTAGCGCGCAGGGCTTTAAGGTGGAGATGGTAGAAAGGGGGTTTATAGAATCTTTAGAATTTATGGAATCTAAAAAGGCAGATTCTATAAAATCCGCAGAGATTATAAAACTAGACATTCAAACGCTAAGTGCAATGCTACTTGGCTACAAACGCCCTTTGTATTTGCGTAGCATAGGACGCCTAGAAGCAAGCGATAACGCCATTAACAAACTAGAAGAAATCCTGCCAGAAGGCAAAGCCTACTTTAGTGATTATTTTTAG
- a CDS encoding TonB-dependent receptor, translating into MSKLMGGGAERKEVDTKVAKSVNLGTSIVSDTKTQREIFYENDNISSINGEALEKLRITNSKDLASVFSGLYISSEGSDSVPQISLRGLNTGYFYNPSVRLYIDGVPQDIFFISQELLDVDSVELFKGMSGTLFGENAQAGVLSINSNMATNTPRARATFTMGQLDRSISGSASGAIVQDKLYAKVSFKHADYLGQIKDLSTNKLADTQDVNLARVSLLYDDGKWFLGADYYLDKSTLHDLIYLTDNERNDKNNIVHNFGTSPIPTLNRTIQTAAIKGGYYTDNFNIKNVFSVQDRALSVNNNNFIIDQNQRSFANELKATQTYENGSSSLYGAYISYNDYIHNHIKHANRQNDKNNLSTLNAALFTDHKIALPAHFDVGLGLRYSYYKSFIDYTQGNSAIPSFADNTDKHQLSPRITLSYTLADAHKLYTSAARDFKAGGFPNVINNQAFLRYYKPEYTYTTEFGYKGLFWQDRIYINADYFYIYAQNRQEYMMIDETTSIIGNMGDMVSHGFELESKFQFLRDSFFMLNFAYINADYKKATNPFTGEVLDSQRVFYTPKFNLNASLDMILWRNSVANLYFNTLVSHKSQVWFSTTGTTLEFSQKPYTLWDLGLRAEFSNNLSLAFKAENVLNTLYDTYGYNRPAEGGNQHRIGRLRNYSLTLSYRF; encoded by the coding sequence ATGAGCAAACTAATGGGGGGGGGGGCAGAGAGAAAAGAGGTAGATACAAAGGTTGCTAAAAGTGTAAATCTTGGCACTTCTATTGTAAGTGATACCAAAACCCAAAGAGAAATATTTTATGAAAATGATAATATTTCCTCCATTAATGGCGAGGCATTAGAAAAGCTTAGAATTACTAATTCTAAAGATTTAGCTTCGGTATTTTCAGGGCTTTATATATCAAGCGAAGGGAGCGATTCTGTGCCTCAAATAAGCCTGCGTGGGCTTAATACAGGATATTTTTATAATCCTAGCGTGCGACTTTATATTGATGGCGTGCCTCAAGATATATTTTTTATCTCCCAAGAATTGCTTGATGTAGATTCTGTAGAATTATTTAAAGGCATGAGCGGCACGCTCTTTGGTGAAAACGCACAAGCAGGCGTGTTATCCATTAACTCAAATATGGCAACCAACACTCCACGCGCTCGTGCTACTTTTACTATGGGGCAGCTAGATAGGTCAATCAGCGGCAGTGCGAGTGGAGCCATTGTGCAAGATAAATTATATGCCAAAGTGAGCTTTAAGCATGCAGATTATTTAGGGCAGATTAAAGATTTAAGCACCAACAAGCTAGCCGATACGCAAGATGTTAATCTCGCGCGCGTTTCACTGCTCTATGATGATGGCAAGTGGTTTTTAGGAGCGGATTATTATTTAGACAAAAGCACATTGCATGATTTAATATACCTTACTGATAACGAGCGCAATGACAAAAACAATATCGTGCATAACTTTGGCACTAGCCCTATCCCTACGCTTAATCGCACTATACAAACCGCAGCTATAAAGGGCGGCTACTACACAGATAATTTTAATATTAAAAATGTTTTTAGTGTGCAAGATAGGGCATTATCTGTTAATAATAATAATTTTATCATCGACCAAAATCAACGCAGTTTTGCCAACGAGCTAAAGGCTACACAAACTTATGAAAATGGCTCAAGCTCGCTCTATGGCGCGTATATCTCATATAATGACTACATACACAATCACATTAAACACGCCAACAGACAAAATGATAAAAATAACTTAAGCACCCTAAATGCTGCCCTTTTTACTGACCACAAAATCGCTTTGCCCGCACACTTTGATGTGGGATTAGGCTTAAGATATAGCTATTATAAAAGTTTTATTGACTACACACAAGGCAATAGCGCAATTCCAAGCTTTGCAGACAATACAGACAAACATCAATTATCGCCACGCATTACGCTATCTTACACACTTGCAGACGCACATAAGCTCTACACTTCAGCAGCTAGAGATTTTAAAGCTGGTGGCTTCCCCAATGTAATAAATAATCAAGCGTTTTTACGCTACTACAAGCCAGAATACACCTACACCACAGAGTTTGGCTATAAAGGGCTATTTTGGCAGGATAGAATCTACATAAACGCAGATTATTTTTATATCTACGCACAAAATCGCCAAGAATATATGATGATTGATGAGACCACGAGTATTATTGGCAATATGGGCGATATGGTCTCACATGGCTTTGAGCTTGAGAGTAAATTCCAATTTTTGCGCGATAGCTTTTTTATGCTAAATTTCGCTTACATTAATGCAGATTACAAAAAAGCAACTAATCCCTTTACCGGAGAGGTGCTAGATTCTCAACGCGTGTTTTATACGCCAAAGTTTAATCTTAACGCCAGCCTTGATATGATTTTATGGCGTAACAGCGTGGCAAATCTTTACTTTAACACCCTTGTATCACACAAAAGTCAAGTATGGTTTAGCACCACAGGCACAACGCTTGAATTTAGTCAAAAGCCCTATACACTATGGGATTTAGGCTTGCGTGCGGAGTTTAGTAATAATCTAAGCCTTGCTTTTAAGGCAGAAAATGTGCTAAATACGCTTTATGATACTTATGGGTATAATCGACCAGCAGAGGGTGGCAATCAGCACAGAATCGGACGCTTAAGAAACTACAGCCTAACGCTTAGCTATAGATTCTAA
- the purH gene encoding bifunctional phosphoribosylaminoimidazolecarboxamide formyltransferase/IMP cyclohydrolase, protein MYALLSVSDKEGIVEFAQDLSDLGFEILSTGGTLETLTKASIKAIDISHYTQSEEMFDGRVKTLHPKIHGGILYRRGLDKDEKIAKEKGIGAINLVCVNLYPFKQTIEATEDLEQIIENIDIGGPTLVRAAAKNYNDVLVVTHKDDYAKIIYALRNGENTLALRQEMMIKAYEHTANYDVMIANYMNKRFNGGFGAYHFIAGRQVMQTRYGENPHQKGALYEYDRFYNTHFVIKKGEPSFNNIADMNAAIKIATSFGEQAKAVCIVKHGNPCGFALKEDLLQSYIHALACDNVSAYGGVVACNGVVDIKLAEEINKIFVEVLVAGDITSEALAVFQSKKRMKIFTQNSAFLSLPCDEYDFKHVQGGFLLQDSDKFQANEVQNATLVTQIAATKEQMLDLKIAYIIAALTKSNSVAYVKNGALVGIGMGMTSRVDATKAAIAKAKDMGLDLQGCVCASEAFFPFRDSIDMAHSIGVSAIIQPGGSIRDDEVIAACNEYNMAMYFTHIRHFLH, encoded by the coding sequence ATGTATGCGTTATTAAGCGTGAGCGACAAAGAGGGCATTGTAGAATTTGCACAAGATTTAAGTGATTTGGGCTTTGAGATTTTAAGCACAGGAGGGACATTAGAGACACTTACAAAAGCTAGCATAAAAGCCATTGATATAAGCCACTATACACAGAGTGAGGAGATGTTTGATGGGCGCGTGAAGACTTTACACCCCAAAATCCATGGGGGGATTCTCTATCGCAGGGGGCTAGATAAAGATGAAAAGATAGCTAAAGAAAAGGGCATTGGCGCTATTAATCTTGTGTGCGTTAATCTCTATCCTTTTAAGCAAACTATTGAGGCAACTGAGGATTTAGAGCAGATTATTGAAAATATTGATATTGGCGGTCCAACGCTTGTGCGCGCCGCGGCAAAAAATTATAATGATGTGCTGGTGGTTACACACAAAGATGATTATGCTAAAATTATATATGCCTTGCGTAATGGAGAAAATACGCTAGCCTTGCGCCAAGAGATGATGATTAAAGCCTATGAGCATACGGCAAATTATGATGTGATGATTGCAAATTATATGAATAAGCGTTTTAATGGAGGCTTTGGCGCGTATCATTTTATCGCAGGCAGGCAGGTTATGCAAACGCGCTATGGGGAGAATCCACATCAAAAAGGCGCGCTATATGAATATGACAGATTCTATAATACGCATTTTGTGATTAAAAAAGGCGAGCCAAGCTTTAATAACATCGCAGATATGAATGCAGCCATTAAGATTGCTACAAGCTTTGGGGAGCAGGCAAAGGCTGTGTGCATTGTAAAGCATGGTAATCCCTGTGGCTTTGCGCTTAAGGAGGATTTATTACAATCTTATATCCACGCGCTAGCTTGCGATAATGTGAGCGCGTATGGCGGCGTGGTAGCGTGTAATGGCGTGGTGGATATTAAGCTAGCAGAGGAGATAAATAAGATTTTTGTAGAAGTGCTTGTAGCCGGAGATATTACAAGCGAGGCTTTAGCAGTGTTTCAATCTAAAAAGCGTATGAAAATTTTTACGCAAAATAGCGCTTTTTTAAGCCTGCCTTGCGATGAATATGACTTTAAGCATGTGCAGGGGGGATTTTTACTCCAAGATAGTGATAAGTTTCAAGCAAATGAGGTCCAAAACGCTACATTAGTCACACAAATTGCCGCTACAAAGGAGCAAATGCTAGATTTAAAGATTGCCTATATCATTGCTGCGCTTACTAAGTCAAATAGTGTGGCTTATGTCAAAAATGGCGCACTTGTGGGCATTGGTATGGGTATGACAAGCCGCGTTGATGCCACAAAGGCAGCCATTGCAAAGGCAAAGGATATGGGGCTAGATTTGCAAGGCTGTGTATGCGCTTCGGAGGCGTTTTTCCCATTTAGAGACAGCATAGATATGGCGCATAGCATAGGTGTAAGCGCGATTATCCAGCCCGGTGGGAGTATCCGCGATGATGAAGTGATAGCGGCTTGTAATGAATATAATATGGCGATGTATTTTACGCACATAAGGCACTTTTTGCATTAA
- a CDS encoding 3'-5' exonuclease, which translates to MTCVFDIETIPDFHLLSSTFGYEGTPLQIAQAAFKAQYEKSGSEFLPICFHRVISIASVICDEYGRFVKVGNFGNAFIESAFIESTPSEGVDSINEPTSRTFLDTLESTLLSEFWQFINKNNPKLVSFNGRGFDIPTMLLRAMRYNIGAWAYFEQKNPALNKSKWDNYRVRYCEDFHTDLYESLGHFGAARNLNLDALCKMLDLVGKYDMSGAQVYETYLGESISDKNTESTDIESKKAALEVINHYCHSDVLNTYWLYLKYEVLRGVLLESDYYALLEILHERLPKDKPYSQIFTATLKRHIADYARTNAQHTDSITLDSI; encoded by the coding sequence ATGACTTGTGTCTTTGATATTGAGACTATCCCTGATTTTCACCTGTTAAGCAGCACTTTTGGCTATGAAGGCACTCCCTTGCAAATCGCGCAAGCAGCATTCAAAGCCCAATATGAAAAAAGCGGGAGTGAGTTTTTGCCTATTTGCTTTCATCGCGTGATAAGCATTGCGAGTGTAATTTGTGATGAATATGGCAGATTTGTGAAAGTGGGCAATTTTGGCAATGCATTTATAGAATCTGCTTTTATAGAATCTACACCATCTGAGGGCGTAGATTCTATAAATGAGCCTACTTCAAGGACATTTTTAGATACTTTAGAATCTACCCTTCTAAGCGAATTTTGGCAATTTATCAATAAAAATAATCCAAAGCTTGTAAGCTTTAATGGCAGGGGGTTTGACATACCTACTATGCTCTTACGCGCTATGCGGTATAATATAGGTGCGTGGGCGTATTTTGAGCAGAAAAATCCAGCGCTTAATAAGAGCAAATGGGATAACTACCGCGTGCGATATTGTGAGGATTTCCATACGGATTTATATGAGAGTTTGGGGCATTTTGGCGCGGCGCGCAATCTTAATTTAGACGCGCTATGCAAAATGCTTGATTTAGTGGGCAAATACGATATGAGCGGCGCGCAAGTGTATGAAACCTATTTGGGCGAGAGTATAAGCGATAAAAATACAGAATCTACAGACATAGAATCTAAAAAAGCAGCCCTTGAGGTGATTAATCACTACTGCCATAGCGATGTGCTTAATACTTATTGGCTCTATCTTAAATACGAGGTGCTAAGGGGCGTGCTACTTGAGAGCGATTATTACGCGCTTTTAGAAATTTTGCATGAAAGACTACCTAAAGATAAGCCCTATTCGCAGATTTTTACTGCCACGCTTAAAAGGCATATTGCAGATTATGCACGCACAAACGCACAGCACACAGATTCTATAACGCTAGATTCTATATAA
- the hisH gene encoding imidazole glycerol phosphate synthase subunit HisH — MNKIGIINYGAGNLGSVKNALAFIQNQMPSMPPFEVCIESSPERLKLYDKLILPGVGAFGSAMNALHSTSLSEAICEFAQSGKFILGICLGLQLLFEKSFEFGEHKGLGLISGEVVGFNNTGLKVPHIGWNNCYFTTLGKQSPLLRDIKDGSFFYFVHSFHIKTSEAFILAYCEYGYPFGAIVNKDNLFGIQPHPEKSHNVGLCLLKNFLEL; from the coding sequence ATGAATAAAATTGGTATTATCAATTATGGCGCGGGCAATCTTGGCAGCGTGAAAAACGCCCTTGCTTTCATACAAAATCAAATGCCTAGTATGCCGCCTTTTGAGGTATGTATAGAATCTAGCCCAGAGCGATTAAAATTGTATGATAAACTTATTTTGCCCGGCGTTGGCGCATTTGGTAGTGCGATGAATGCACTTCATAGCACTTCGCTAAGCGAGGCTATTTGTGAGTTTGCACAAAGTGGCAAATTCATACTAGGCATCTGTCTAGGCTTGCAACTTCTTTTTGAAAAAAGCTTTGAATTTGGCGAGCACAAGGGGCTTGGGCTTATAAGCGGTGAAGTAGTGGGCTTTAACAATACAGGGCTTAAAGTGCCGCATATCGGCTGGAATAATTGCTATTTTACCACACTTGGCAAGCAATCGCCACTTTTGCGGGACATTAAAGATGGGAGTTTTTTTTATTTTGTGCATAGCTTTCATATTAAAACTAGCGAGGCATTTATCTTAGCTTATTGCGAGTATGGCTACCCCTTTGGAGCGATAGTGAATAAAGATAATCTCTTTGGTATTCAACCTCACCCGGAGAAAAGCCATAATGTAGGGCTTTGCTTGCTTAAAAACTTTCTTGAACTCTAA
- the trxB gene encoding thioredoxin-disulfide reductase has product MIDLAIIGGGPAGLSAGLYATRGGIKNVVLFEKGMPGGQITGSSEIENYPGVKDIVSGMEFMEPWQEQCFRFGLQHKMSEVSQITKQDKIFRIHLSDGSVDEARAVIFAAGGSPKRANLKGESEFWGRGISTCATCDGFFYKDQEVVVLGGGDTALEEAVYLSRICSKVYLIHRRNEFRAAPSTIEHVRSNSKIEIITPAVIEEIKGDKAGVTGVLIKHTDSNTTQEINVMGVFIFVGYDVNTATLKQDDGSMLCECDEWGSIKVDLSMRTSVSGLFAAGDVRTQAAKQVVCAAGDGATAALQAIAYLEHK; this is encoded by the coding sequence ATGATTGATTTAGCAATTATTGGTGGTGGTCCAGCTGGGCTTAGCGCAGGTTTATACGCAACACGCGGCGGAATTAAAAATGTAGTGCTTTTTGAAAAAGGTATGCCCGGTGGGCAAATCACAGGCAGCAGTGAGATAGAAAATTATCCCGGTGTCAAGGACATTGTGAGCGGTATGGAGTTTATGGAGCCTTGGCAGGAGCAGTGTTTTCGCTTCGGATTGCAGCACAAAATGAGCGAGGTAAGCCAAATCACAAAGCAAGATAAGATTTTTAGAATCCACCTAAGTGATGGCAGTGTAGATGAAGCAAGGGCAGTCATTTTTGCCGCAGGTGGTAGCCCAAAGAGGGCAAACCTCAAAGGAGAGAGCGAATTTTGGGGAAGAGGCATTAGCACTTGCGCTACTTGCGATGGCTTTTTTTACAAAGACCAAGAAGTGGTCGTGCTAGGTGGCGGCGATACTGCGCTTGAAGAGGCTGTGTATTTAAGTCGCATTTGCTCTAAAGTGTATTTAATCCACAGAAGAAATGAATTCCGCGCCGCGCCAAGCACGATTGAGCATGTGAGAAGTAATAGCAAAATTGAAATTATCACTCCTGCGGTGATTGAGGAGATTAAAGGCGATAAGGCAGGCGTTACAGGCGTGCTTATTAAGCATACAGATTCTAATACGACACAAGAAATTAATGTAATGGGCGTTTTTATCTTTGTGGGCTATGATGTGAATACTGCCACACTCAAACAAGATGATGGCTCTATGCTCTGTGAGTGCGATGAGTGGGGAAGTATCAAGGTTGATTTATCAATGAGAACAAGTGTAAGTGGGCTATTTGCCGCAGGTGATGTGCGCACGCAGGCGGCAAAACAAGTCGTATGCGCCGCAGGTGATGGCGCAACAGCTGCATTGCAAGCAATTGCGTATTTAGAACATAAATAG